A region of Candidatus Methylacidiphilales bacterium DNA encodes the following proteins:
- a CDS encoding alpha-L-fucosidase, whose translation MKLAKSSTPVLGIIVVLLTLHSNLQAMWSVLEDDPRPRNPKHAFEVFSKDAWNRSNFATPQEMQWFRDAKYGMFVHFGLSTYKNAELSWGVCQVRKAPDKGAGPYPASEWTTWKDEFRIPEFDAKQLVQHAQDAGMKYIVVIAKHHDGFHMWDTKQSGFKVTNTPYGKDFLKEVADACHQAGMKFGIYYSQRDWLHPDYEPTNWRGEKHQRYIRYQNEAVRELCTNYGKVDVFWFDALTWGDMFIPEMWDAENLTRMIRKLQPGILINNRASLPGDFDTPEQKIGSFQNHRPWESCMCLCGTWSYSKTPTKSPKQLVDMLVSSLCGDGNMLLSWGPQWSGAFAPDQIASLTAVGDWVKKNALAIYGTRGGPWTPDKWGGSVYRDKSVFLHVKSLPPGNVLKLAGLASKVLKAGIHGGADVVFKQSGDQLEIALPDGSIDPLCTVIELTLDKPNPGILYPEKRKSLFEATEYGDVISDKATLQISSASQWDKEANHPLLFTGSLSGDQFAFHTQEETNPRAIIDLGKEHSIRGILIHNREGYPTRNTGVMVSMSLDGQTWEPVWTASDTSDIWEIPVTRFVAGAHIPGKDARYVKIERRLEKPDALHLQTVRIYGN comes from the coding sequence TGGGATCATTGTTGTCTTACTGACACTCCACTCCAATCTCCAAGCCATGTGGTCCGTTTTGGAAGATGATCCCCGCCCAAGAAATCCGAAGCATGCTTTCGAAGTCTTCTCGAAGGATGCGTGGAACCGGAGCAACTTCGCCACCCCGCAGGAAATGCAGTGGTTCCGCGATGCCAAATACGGGATGTTCGTCCACTTCGGGCTCTCCACCTACAAGAACGCCGAATTGAGCTGGGGCGTCTGCCAAGTCCGCAAGGCCCCGGACAAGGGGGCGGGCCCTTACCCGGCCTCCGAATGGACCACTTGGAAGGATGAATTCCGCATACCAGAGTTCGACGCCAAACAACTGGTCCAGCACGCCCAGGATGCGGGCATGAAATACATCGTGGTCATCGCCAAACACCACGACGGCTTCCACATGTGGGATACGAAGCAGTCTGGCTTCAAGGTGACAAACACGCCTTACGGAAAAGATTTTTTGAAGGAAGTGGCCGATGCCTGTCACCAGGCCGGGATGAAGTTCGGCATCTACTACTCCCAGCGCGACTGGCTCCACCCCGACTACGAACCCACCAATTGGAGGGGCGAAAAGCACCAGCGCTACATCAGGTACCAGAACGAGGCCGTGCGTGAATTGTGCACGAATTATGGCAAAGTCGACGTTTTCTGGTTCGATGCCCTGACCTGGGGCGACATGTTCATCCCGGAGATGTGGGACGCCGAAAACCTCACCCGCATGATCCGGAAACTACAGCCGGGCATCCTCATCAACAACCGCGCCAGCTTGCCGGGCGATTTTGATACGCCGGAGCAAAAGATCGGCAGTTTCCAGAACCATCGCCCATGGGAAAGTTGCATGTGCCTATGTGGCACGTGGTCTTACAGCAAAACGCCGACCAAGTCCCCCAAACAACTGGTCGACATGCTGGTCTCCAGCCTCTGTGGCGATGGCAATATGCTGCTCAGTTGGGGCCCGCAATGGAGCGGGGCCTTCGCCCCGGATCAGATCGCCTCGCTCACCGCTGTGGGCGATTGGGTGAAAAAGAACGCCCTCGCCATCTACGGCACCCGTGGCGGGCCTTGGACCCCAGATAAATGGGGCGGCAGCGTCTACCGGGATAAGTCCGTTTTTCTCCACGTCAAAAGCTTGCCGCCGGGGAACGTTCTGAAACTGGCGGGCCTTGCGTCCAAAGTCCTCAAAGCCGGGATTCACGGCGGTGCCGATGTGGTTTTCAAACAGAGTGGGGACCAACTGGAAATCGCCCTGCCGGATGGAAGCATCGATCCACTCTGCACGGTGATTGAACTGACCTTGGACAAACCCAATCCTGGCATCCTTTACCCTGAAAAACGAAAATCCCTTTTCGAAGCCACCGAATACGGAGATGTGATTTCCGACAAAGCCACCCTCCAGATCAGTTCCGCCTCCCAGTGGGATAAAGAAGCCAATCATCCGCTATTGTTCACCGGCAGCTTGTCCGGGGATCAGTTCGCCTTTCACACGCAGGAAGAAACCAATCCCCGTGCCATCATCGACCTCGGGAAAGAGCATTCCATCCGTGGCATCCTCATCCACAACCGTGAGGGATATCCCACGCGGAATACAGGCGTGATGGTTTCTATGTCTCTCGACGGGCAGACATGGGAGCCGGTTTGGACCGCCTCAGATACTTCGGACATCTGGGAGATCCCCGTGACCCGTTTCGTTGCCGGTGCTCACATCCCCGGGAAAGACGCCCGCTACGTGAAAATCGAGCGTCGTCTGGAAAAACCCGACGCCCTCCACCTCCAGACCGTCAGGATCTACGGGAACTAG